A stretch of the Lolium perenne isolate Kyuss_39 chromosome 3, Kyuss_2.0, whole genome shotgun sequence genome encodes the following:
- the LOC127343445 gene encoding peptidyl-tRNA hydrolase, mitochondrial, with protein MRLLSGASASRLHFPLLPLARATPRCVARSSSALACRAASSSAAPAGDGGARKPWLFVGLGNPGKMYQRTRHNVGFEMIDVIAEAEGISLSSMQFKAMVGKGCIGDVPIMLAKPQTFMNASGESVGQLVSYFKIPPNQVLVMYDDLDLPFAKLRLLPKGGHGGHNGMRSIINHLKQNRDFPRLRIGIGRPPGKMDPANFVLRPFTKKEQEELDFTFHRGLEAVRIMTLEGFNKSATFVNTAQSLKC; from the exons atgCGGCTGCTCTCCGGCGCGTCGGCTTCCCGCCTCCACTTCCCCCTCCTCCCGCTCGCCCGCGCAACGCCTAGATGTGTGGCGCGCTCTTCCTCCGCCTTAGCTTGCCGGGCGGCCTCCTCGTCAGCTGCGCCCGCCGGTGACGGCGGCGCGCGTAAGCCGTGGCTGTTCGTTGGCCTCGGGAACCCCGGGAAGATGTACCAGCGGACTCGCCACAAC GTTGGATTTGAGATGATTGATGTTATAGCAGAAGCTGAGGGTATATCGCTGAGCAGTATGCAGTTCAAGGCAATGGTTGGTAAAG GTTGCATTGGTGATGTTCCCATCATGCTTGCCAAGCCGCAAACATTTATGAATGCAAGCGGTGAGTCT GTTGGGCAGCTGGTTTCATATTTCAAGATACCACCGAACCAAGTCCTTGTG ATGTATGATGATCTAGATTTACCCTTTGCAAAACTGCGGCTGCTGCCAAAAGGTGGACATGGCGGGCATAATGG GATGAGAAGCATTATTAACCATCTCAAACAGAATCGTGATTTTCCACGTCTAAGAATTG GCATTGGGCGACCACCTGGGAAGATGGAtcctgccaattttgtactcagaCCATTCACCAAGAAAGAACAGGAAGAG CTTGATTTCACGTTCCATAGGGGCTTGGAAGCGGTAAGAATAATGACACTTGAAGGATTCAACAAGAGCGCTACTTTCGTGAACACTGCACAGTCGTTGAAATGCTGA